The Triticum aestivum cultivar Chinese Spring chromosome 4B, IWGSC CS RefSeq v2.1, whole genome shotgun sequence sequence CCTCGCCCCGTCCAACCCCCGTGACGAGCACCAGCACTGGTTCAAGGACATGCGCTTCAGCGCCCAGATCAAGGACGAGGAGGGTAACCCCGCCTTCGCCATCGTCAACAAGGCCACTGGCCTCGCCGTCAAGCACTCGCTCGGCCAGTCCCACCCGGTTCGTCATCTTCTCTTTCCCCTGTCTGGTTctcccttttttttttctttcttgagaAAACATCCCCCTGTTATGGTTGAACTGTTCGTCCGTTCGGTTTACGAATCTAGATTCGTTTTAGTGCTTATCAGTAATGGAAGTGGAATGATTTATTTGGGTGTGCAGGTGAAGCTCGTGCCATTCAACCCGGAGTACCTCGACGAGTCCGTGATGTGGACGGAGAGCGGCGACGTCGGCAAGGGCTTCCGCTGCATTCGCATGGTGAACAACATCCGCCTCAACTTCGACGCCCTCAACGGTGACAAGGACCACGGCGGCGTGCACGACGGCACCACCGTCGTTCTCTGGGAGTGGGCCAAGGGCGACAACCAGAGCTGGAAGATCCTCCCCTGGGGCGAAGAGGCCTACGCCGGAGGCAGCGCCAACGCCCCCCGCGGCGGCTCCTCAGAGCCCACCGTGCGCATCTTCTGCAAGGCCGACGACGGCTTCAGCGCCACCGTCCGCAACGGCACTGTGGTCCTCGCGCCCACCAACCCCCGCGACGAGTACCAGCACTGGTTCAAGGACATGAGGCACAGCAACCGCATCAAGGATGAGGAAGGCTACCCGGCCTTCGCCCTCGTCAACAAGGTGACAGGCGAGGCCATCAAGCACTCCCAAGGCGAGGGCCACCCTGTAAGCAACCATCCAAGCCACTCAGATCTTTTTCGATTCATTCGTCACTTGCATGTAAATTGTGGTGCCATTGCGGTAAGATCTGAGAGCTTGAGACTAAATGATTAACAAGAACTGTTTGGTTCGCTGTTGCTGTTGGATCCAACAGGTGAAGCTGGTGCCATACAACGCCAACTACCAGGACGAGTCAGTGTTGTGGACTGAGAGCCGCGACGTGGGCGCCGGCTTCCGGTGCATCCGCATGGTGAACAACATCTACCTCAACTTTGACGCTCTCCACGGCGacaaggagcacggcggcgttcGCGACGGCACCTCCCTCGTGCTGTGGAAGTGGTGCGAGGGCGACAACCAGCGCTGGAAGATCCTCCCCTGGTGTAAGTGCCCCCTCACTCGCTCCCATTTGCTTGCTAGTGGAGAACTTAACTTCTCCATCTTCGCCTAACACTCACAACATCTCCATAAACTGGTGGAGTAGTCGGTAGAAGCGGATGGAGTTGGCTTATCTGCCATCTTTTGAATTATTTGCGTTCCCTTTTGGCAAATATATTAATGTGTTTTTATCGTTGCTTGCGTTTGCAGAAACGTGTCATGCTGCTGAAGCTGAGTTGATCGCCACCGTGACCCGGAGTTGGTAGAGATCGGCCTGTGATCTGTTGCCGCGTCGGTAGAATAAAAGTCGTGTGCGGTCGGCGGTGGTGATGTGTCCGTGAGTGTGTGTGTTTAGTTTCTGTCCTGTCGTTGTGTCCTGCTATGGCGAGCTATCCGATGTAATAAGCATTTGGCACTTGTGCTTGTTTTTCAAACCATGGATCCGTGATGAGAACCTCTGTACTGTGGTGCAATCCTTTCATCTATGCGAATGGTCTTTATTGTCTATATCAATACTTTTTCCCCACACCGATCCAAATATGTTTGGATTTCATACAAACCGGACGCAAATTCAAGTTATACCCATTTTACTTTAATTTTGCTACTGCCTATCTATACTCCTATATATAGTGTGTGAAGAACTTTAAAAGTTGGGAGTATAGTGTGTGCCTATCTATACTCCTATATATAGTGTGTGGAGAACTTTGAAAGTTGGGGTGTGAAGAACTttaaaagttggtcgttggatgaagacAATTTGACGGTACAGAAATGGCAATCCGAGCACTACTAGCTGTTGGGTATCATCTATATTTTACTAGATCCTACACAAGTACAAGTtataagactccatggttgaatttaagcataatgcacaaacctcaaaacaaaagTACTTTTCCTTTGTTCTAAAATCTTCCacatcttaattgcccaaacttttttttaatgaattgtcactttttatGTTTAGGCTGGTTTCTCATTGATCATAAGCAGGGAGCAGATGGAGAAGTGACAAAGGCGATGATCTGAAGATCAAGGAtataagaagaagaaagaaaaaggaaagtggCGAAGGCACTGCCCTAGGCCAACTACTCAGGACGGGTCCCCGAAGGGGCTCTGCAAGAACCGAATGCCACAATGTTGCTAGAGGCTAAGATTTCGCCGGATTGCGCTAAGCACCTCTCTTTCATCTGCTTCCTTGTCTCTGAAGGGGCCATTGTTTCTTACTTGCCAAACTTCCCAGAGAGCTAACTTGACTAGCGATTTTATTCCTTTCCTGAATGCTGTTTGGGTTGCTTCCACCATGGTTGCAACCCTCTCCAGTGAGCTGGTGTTGTGGCTCCAAGTCGCTGGTTGACATGCATGGCAGTGCTGCCAAGTTGCCAAGTTGATCCAAATAGCCTTTGTGAAGCTGCATTCCCAGAACAAATGTTCAGCACTCTCCAGATTTCTTCGGCATAGTTGGCAGAAATAGCTGTTACTCCATCCTCCGCGTTGAAGGCGATCATTGCACCACAGGCGATCCTGATGGAGAAGCGAGGCAAAAATTTTGAGCTTTGCCGGAGCCCAAGTGTACCAGATGATACTACAGAACTGGCTGGTCGATGATCCCAGGAATTGGAGCGCATATGCCGAGCGGGAGCTGTATTTCCTAGAGCCTTCAAAATTCCATCGGACCTGGTCATGTACATCCACCTAGAGGGTGATATGCAGCTGATGTATCTGTCGATGTAGGGAAACTGCATCTTGAGGCAGGGCACTACTGTCGCCATGCGCGAGGTCCGCGATCCATTGGTCAGAAGCAATGGCTTGGGCCACCGTTCTGTTCTTTATTCGTGAGTGCGCGAACAGGGTTGGAAAGCTGAGCTTCAGTGGCACCGAGCCCAGCCAGTTGGTGTGCCAAAAACTTGCCATCTGTCCGTTGCCGATGGTCACTATCGTGGCAGCGTTGAAGAGGGCGTGGTCCACAGCGTCACAGGGCATCTGCGATCCCACCCATGGCCGAGGTGGTTGCTGCCAGGATTGCCATAGCCAACGCAGGCGGAGGGCTCGACTAAATTTTTGCAGGTTCAAAACTCCAAGCCCTCCCAGCTTTATCGGGGAGCAAACCCGATGCTAGTTCACCTTATAGATCCCCCAGAGAGCTCTTGATCCTTCCCCCAGAGGAAACATCGCCTACTTTTGTCGATCTCCTTCAACAACTTCCTTGGAAATTTGAGGGCAGTCAGGGCAAAAGTTGGCAGGGCAGAGAGCACACACCGGACCAGGACACGGCCGGCGATGGTGAGCATATGTCCTTTCCAACCAGCGAGTCTGGCTCTGATGCGATCCAGGATGAACTGAAGATGGACCAGACGAATCCAACCGACGACGAGGGGGAGCCCCAAGTATCTGATCAGAAAATGAGTTGTTGGCCCGCCGAAGGACTGAAGCACCGAAGCCAGGTCGATGTCGTCGCAGCTGATCGGCGTGGCCGTCGATTTTGCTGTGTTAATCCGTAGTCCAGTGGCATCACTGAACCCTTTAAGAATGCACATCAAGTGGTCGATCTCCTCTTTGTCGGGATTTGCGAAGATGATCGCATCATCGGCGTACAGGCTGACCCTGAGTTTGATTTCTCTGCCCAGAACCGGGGTGATGTCGAGCACCTCTTCAGCAGCTTGGAGCAGGCAGTGGACGGGGTCGATGGCGATGATGAACAGAAGTGAGGACTGAGGGTCGCCCTGCCTAAGTCCCCTCCTATGCTTAATTTTCCTGCCTGGTGACCCGTTGAGAAGGAACGCTGACGAGGATGTGGATAGCATAAGCGTGATCCAGTCTCGCCAGTGGGCACTATAACCTAGCCTTGTCATAAGCTCGAGCAGGTACTCCTAGGAGACATTGTCGAAAGCCCTAGAGATGTCTAGCTTCAGAAGCACTGCCGGTGTTTTTGTATGatggagagtgtcggtgtcaaaaccggcggatctcgggtagggggttccacgcagtgcgtcttaggatcaatggtaacaggagacaagggacacgatgttttacccaggttcgggccctctcgatggaggtaaaaccctacgtcctgcttgattaatattgaagatatgggtagtacaagagtagatctaccacgagatcaatgaggctaaaccttagaagctatcctatggtatgattgttgttgtatctctatcgactagcctggccccggtttatataatgcaccaaaggcctaggataacaagagtcctagccgaatacgccggtgggggaggagtccttgtcttgatcgccaagtcttgttgattcttccttatatacggcagctgtccggactggcccatgagtatacggccatgggggtcctcggcccaatccaactgatcgggagacgacgcgttgagtaccccctagtccaggacaccgtcagtagccccctgaaccggtcttcaagttagggacgctcctcgattctttcgaactgttcttcatcttcggttgccggtcttgaaaactggttcaacaaatcttctcatcttctatcttgaggatcgccgaaatgcattcgacgagtttacacgttgggtatccaaggagcccctttaagtttacggcctttatcaatgccttgttatttttatgccatgcctcgggtttgaggttgttcccgggcggcaacgtcctcttgcgtccgagctccaacgccggactgcattcgaggtatcttttgcagccgagcaccaatgccgcactgcttcccagctctaacgccggactatgtatccgagctccaacgccggatggtatccgagctccaacgccggactatgtatccgagctccaacgccggaagtgccctctatggagccaaccactagcgtccgagctttacgtcggactgcttctgaggtggtgcaccaccccgaatgtggggcgatttttgtcaatatttttgattggtgctagtagccctcaaggtgggtatcggtctaaaacccgagatgcacatgaaggatgacataagaccgctgatccccgtagccgctgagactcatgttgatttgcaaaatcggtctgaggatcaagtcctagctcggcagaatacttcgggacacaaaaagcggcgtgctcagtcctcgagactcgggttgggtgcggtCGACCAACttaaggatcaaaatctcctcggaaactgtattgcacttaaaattttgtgcatagaacaggcaatgcagtagcccccgagacactggtcgggtggcaacaccagaccaggggatcgatgtgcccctttaatatttgtaaataataagcccgaagcccagtagcccccgagccttcatgcgggcacgggaggccgaattaaggatcaatatccatagtaaaatcacaaattatgtgtaatgactctatgtatccaagtactttacgtcattaatgctcggatccgcattgtacaaaactttgttgaccgaccatcggcttccacctcctcagccaatagccgaggagtgtttgtccttactttataaagcctttatgagggcaaaaatttacaacaaacaaggcaatctggccatacggttttataaacaaaggtacgcggagagacatgttatattactgtttaacagaagaaatgtcttccaaaaaaaatagtcccgctatcggttacTTTCTTTgagttgtcatgctaagcatgatcatgaaacctcagccccaatgtaagagcaaaatatcaaggatttagtttgagaggccagttaatagcccccggtagtgttcggcgacagtcgaggtcaggccgtaaacacttcggccgttgttatgaatggcccgtcgtttaacgccgtcatcggattgccgaccagtttacgcttattgtggcagtcagttttcggctttctccactgaggtgcttaaccatatgagctggaagcacaatcacagtggttctccctttgcacacctagccgaacaaagcggaacataggaggcaagcgcaggagccgggcaacccaactattgaccgaagacacaattcgaaaccgatgcatatatagcaatatccgagaatttttttgccggatctctaaaggtgtccggcattgcactgcgagatttgtgctgaaaacacacaaatagtttaaaagtgccatgggctcgaaaagccgaaaaacttattcaaaaggttaatgtccgaactagatcaagtgttcggtgccaatccgaaaattggactttagaaa is a genomic window containing:
- the LOC123092252 gene encoding ricin B-like lectin R40C1, whose product is MFGFGHHGHHGQNPPAHAPAAAGGNQPTFKIFCKADEGYCLSVRDGNVVLAPSNPRDEHQHWFKDMRFSAQIKDEEGNPAFAIVNKATGLAVKHSLGQSHPVKLVPFNPEYLDESVMWTESGDVGKGFRCIRMVNNIRLNFDALNGDKDHGGVHDGTTVVLWEWAKGDNQSWKILPWGEEAYAGGSANAPRGGSSEPTVRIFCKADDGFSATVRNGTVVLAPTNPRDEYQHWFKDMRHSNRIKDEEGYPAFALVNKVTGEAIKHSQGEGHPVKLVPYNANYQDESVLWTESRDVGAGFRCIRMVNNIYLNFDALHGDKEHGGVRDGTSLVLWKWCEGDNQRWKILPW